A region from the Polyangiaceae bacterium genome encodes:
- a CDS encoding thioredoxin domain-containing protein, which yields MDSEPRTLWPLLSILAGVVLLLTGVVVLFAYAWMRPASSSSSTVVAVAPDAGVPPVVVAPPDAAVAPPPVADAAPPEEDDDGDAGVAFAPDDAGPPIALGGSADSVDALIPIRRDEPVLGKADALVTIVVFGDLECPHTQREIKDLERLRKAFGAELRIAWRHRPLRDHTHARDAALVAESIYAERGAAVFWRLLQTIASDAAAPTRSNLERWVTAAGGDGARVSAWLSSSKAKKAVDEDLELAGLFDVRSTPTFFVNGARIEGYQPYRTLEDAVRRELGAARTVMSGGVPRSDLYATRVRKNLVDLGTDVPDRNCPAIGDAPVRGKADALVTIVEFSDFQCPFCRRLQPALEQVLARHGGDVRLVWKNFPLGFHRDARPAAALALQAYEVGGATRFWRAHDLLFAGQRDLGEASLSRIASDLGLDPATTLGAVRRGKFEARIDADVREGKRVGVNGTPVLYINGRMLPGARPASELDSVVREEIDWARKLVAQGTVRSKVYETLCGKSP from the coding sequence ATGGACTCGGAGCCCCGCACCCTGTGGCCCCTGCTGAGCATCCTGGCGGGCGTCGTCTTGCTCCTCACCGGCGTGGTCGTGCTCTTCGCCTACGCCTGGATGCGTCCCGCGTCGTCCTCGTCGTCCACCGTGGTTGCCGTCGCCCCCGATGCCGGCGTGCCTCCCGTGGTCGTGGCGCCTCCCGACGCCGCCGTCGCACCGCCTCCCGTCGCCGACGCCGCGCCCCCGGAGGAGGACGACGACGGCGACGCGGGCGTCGCGTTCGCCCCCGACGACGCGGGGCCCCCCATCGCCCTGGGCGGCAGCGCCGACTCCGTCGACGCGCTGATCCCGATCCGCCGCGACGAGCCCGTGCTCGGCAAGGCGGACGCGCTCGTCACCATCGTCGTGTTCGGAGATCTCGAGTGCCCCCACACCCAGCGCGAGATCAAGGATCTCGAGCGGCTGCGCAAGGCCTTCGGCGCGGAGCTGCGCATCGCCTGGCGTCACCGCCCACTTCGCGATCACACCCACGCGCGGGACGCCGCCCTCGTCGCCGAGAGCATCTACGCCGAACGCGGCGCTGCGGTATTCTGGCGTCTGCTCCAGACCATCGCTTCCGACGCTGCTGCCCCGACGCGCTCCAACCTGGAACGTTGGGTCACCGCTGCCGGTGGAGATGGAGCACGCGTCTCTGCCTGGCTGAGCTCGTCCAAGGCCAAAAAGGCCGTGGACGAAGATCTCGAGCTCGCGGGTCTGTTCGACGTGCGCTCCACTCCCACGTTCTTCGTGAACGGTGCGCGCATCGAAGGCTATCAGCCGTATCGCACGCTGGAAGATGCCGTGCGCCGAGAGCTCGGGGCCGCCCGCACGGTGATGTCCGGCGGCGTGCCTCGCTCGGACCTGTACGCCACGCGGGTTCGCAAGAACCTGGTCGACCTCGGCACCGACGTTCCGGATCGCAACTGCCCCGCCATCGGCGATGCACCGGTGCGTGGCAAGGCGGACGCGCTGGTCACCATCGTGGAGTTCTCGGACTTCCAGTGCCCTTTCTGTCGCCGCCTGCAGCCCGCCCTGGAGCAGGTGTTGGCTCGCCACGGTGGCGACGTGCGCTTGGTCTGGAAGAACTTCCCGCTCGGCTTTCACCGTGACGCGCGCCCGGCGGCAGCCCTCGCGCTGCAAGCCTACGAAGTGGGCGGCGCCACGCGCTTCTGGCGTGCGCATGACCTGCTCTTCGCCGGCCAGCGCGACCTGGGGGAAGCGTCGCTCTCGCGCATTGCGAGCGATCTGGGCCTCGACCCCGCCACCACGCTGGGGGCCGTGCGTCGCGGAAAGTTCGAGGCACGCATCGACGCCGACGTGCGCGAGGGCAAGCGTGTGGGCGTCAACGGCACGCCGGTGCTGTACATCAACGGCCGCATGCTGCCGGGTGCGCGCCCCGCCAGCGAGCTCGATTCCGTGGTGCGCGAAGAGATCGATTGGGCGCGAAAGCTCGTGGCCCAGGGCACCGTCCGCTCCAAGGTCTACGAAACGCTCTGCGGCAAGAGCCCGTAG